The DNA region TCGGCGCGACCCGGGCAAAGCAGCTGCTGGACACGTCCGAGGTTCACCGCGACATACAACGCGTCTTTCTCGACGCAGGAGTCTAAAATCATGCCGCAAATCCGAATTGGCGCCGAGGAGCACGACCTCAACGACGTGCAGGAACACCCCGGCCGCTACTCGCGCGTCCTTGAAACGGCCAAGATCCGGCCGGGCTATGCTGAGTGCGGTTGCACCACCAGCCGGCCGCGGCCTCGGGTCGTGATCCGACGCCACCGGGACATCTTCCTGCTCGCACGCTGGCCCGATGAGGCCCATCTCCATGACAAGGCATGCCCGTTTCACCGCAAGCAGGGGCAGAGCGGGAGGGCAGGCACGTCACTCGATGCGTTTCGGCAGGACGATGGTATCCACGACATCCGGCTGGATCTCTCCATGGTTGTCAGCTCCAAGTCCCCGGCTCGGCCGAAGAGCGCGGCGACCTCGCCGAAAGCAGCCCGAGCACAGCGCCGTAGCGCCGGCCTGTTAGCGTTCTTGGAGTATGCCTGGGAGCGCGCCGGCCTCAATGTCTGGCCTGGCTCTGGTCGTCGAAATTGGAGCGCCTTCTGGTCGCATCTCACGACTGAACTGGACGGTTGCCGCATCAATGGCAACGCCGACGAGACGGTACTGCACGTCATGCAGCCGTGGCATCCAGATCGCAAGGAGCAGATCCTGGCCGACCTTGCCGCATTCCAGGCGCGACTCGCACCGACGCCAACGACAACGCCACGCGGCGTCGTCATCGGCGAAATCGACAGCATTGGCCTGAGCAAATTTGGATACCAGCTGATCCTTCGCCAGAGCAGGAATGTCTACTATATGTCCAAGGCCCTGTACGCCAAGCTGTGCGAATCCTATTCGCCCGCTGTATCGGCAATTGGCCAACCCGAACGTCGCGCGATCGCGGTCCTCGCCGTGGAACTGACCGCGAGCGGAAACCGTAGCGTCGTCGACATGGCTGCCTTGCTCGCGAACCGCGATTTCATCCCCTGTGACTCGTCGTTCGAGGTCGAGATGGCTGATCACCTTGTTTCCCACGGCCGGGCATTCGAGAAGCCGGTACGACACGTCGACCGGAAGGCCGTCCACCCGGACTTCGTCCTGAGCGACTGCGCCTCCCCCACGGTCATCGAGGTGCTTGGCATGTCCGGCAACGCGGTCTACGACGCGCGCCAGGCTGAGAAGCGGGCCTACTATCGGCGGGAAGGGATCGCCTGCATCGAGTGGACACCGTCGGCACAGCCCCTGGCGTCGCTAGTCCTGCCCCCAGCTGCCCAATAGGACCATGCCTGAAGAAGCTCAAGTCCTCTCAGACCCGCTAATCGCCCAGGCCCTGGCCATCGTACAAGCCAATCGCGCCGGATCGATCCCCCTGCTGCAACGCCGGCTGGCTGTCGACCCGCTGACAGCCGAAGCGCTTTTGCAGGCCATAGCGAAGGAGACCGGCGTGATTCAACGGCTTCCTGGCGGCGTGTACACCTACACGCCGCCGGCCATCGCCAGGGAACTCGACGCATTGCGCGCCTTCGCCAGACAAGCACTGTCCGCGTCTCAAGACCGCCTTCTGGACAACGCTGCATTGACTGCGCTGGCGGCCGCACATGGTCTCGCGCCTCAGGTCGACGAAGCTTGACACCGAGGCTCGGGCGCTACGCTTGTGGAGGACAAAACTCTGAACGCAAAAATGGGCTACATCAATCCGCTATTCCAATTGCCTGCAGCTGATAGCTTGCGCCGCCTCCCGCTCGAACAACGGCGCGCGATTGCATTGGTGTTTCGCCAGCTACGAGATCAGGCCAACACGGAGGCAGAGCAGGCGTGGCGCCGACGCAAGGGACCGATGGCCGCCTATTGGCGATCCGTGGCCACCTACGCCCGCCATACGGCGCACGTCCTTGAGCAGAAGACGGCCACCGCGGCCCCCGAAGACACTTCCCAACGACAATCGTCCAATGGCTGAGCAAACTGCTATCGCTTGGTGCGACAGCACCTTTAATCCCTGGATGGGCTGCACCAAGGTCAGCCCGGCCTGCGACCATTGCTACGCGGAAGTCTCGACACCCGCCCGCGCCTCGGGGATATCCTGGGGACCAACGGCAGAGCGCAGACGCACGACCGCGGCAAACTGGGGACAGCCGCTGCGTTGGCATGCGCGCCGCGCCGAGTTCGAAACGGCACACAACCGCCGCCGCCGCGTATTCTGCGCAAGCCTGGCCGATGTGTTCGACAATGCCGTTGACCCCCAGTGGCGCCAGGATCTGTTTGAGCTGATCCGCGCCACGCCATCGCTCGACTGGCTGTTGCTAACGAAGCGCATTGGCAATGCCCCGTCGATGCTGCCCCCGGATTGGGGCGCCGGCTGGCGCAATGTGTGGCTCGGCGCCACCGTCTGCAACCAGGCCGAGGCCGATCGCGACGTGCCAAAGCTGTTGAGCGTGCCTGCGGCGATCCATTGGCTCAGCGTCGAGCCGCTTCTCAGCAGGATCTCGCTGAATCCTATCTGGTTGCGTAGCGATCCCTTTGAGACCCAACCGCCGCGGCGCGTGGGCTCCGAACAGGTCGACTGGGTCGTCGTCGGCGGAGAGAGCGGCCCCAACGCACGGCCGATGCATCCCATTTGGCCCCGCGACCTCCGTGACCAATGCCGTGAAGCCGGCGTTCCGTTCCTGTTTAAGCAACACGGCGAATGGCTGCCTCTGAATGAGGTGCCGACGGAGCCTGGACGGATGGTTTATGCAAGCGACTCTCAGGGCGAGCTCCGCTCAGCCGCCGCCGCGCTCATGAAGATGGTCGGAAGGACGGTAGCCGGGCGGCACCTCGATGGCCAATTGCATGACGCCTTTCCAATCTTTCGACAACAAATGACCGAGCAATGCCGAGGGCTCCAGCCAACCGGTCACCCTTCCCACCCGCCACAATGATTAGCAATACAAACGACTTTACCGACGAGGCAAGCATCGCGACCATTCTGGCCATCCGCGGTGCCATTCAGTTGGGCATGCGGGGCGGCCCTCAGGGTCCAGCCGGCCATTGGCTCAATGAATTCTGGCATGTCGGACAAGCTGCGGCCCAGGACGCCCAGCTCGTCTCCGGCTTTCAGCGGAAGGCCGCCCAGGAGTTGCTGGCGACGTCTTACAGCTACCTAATCTTACTGTGTCACAAAAACGACAATTACTGTGTCAATAATATTGAATTTCAGTTATAACCAAGATTCCATCGTGGCAAGAGGCGGCAATGGGAAATCTGGCGGAATTCGATCGTTATATTGAGTACCTATGCGTGGCGTTGGATCATGTGGATCGAAACGTCGGATTGCAGGACTATTGTCGAGGCCTCATGTTGCCGATCCAGCGCAAGAGTGTTGAGCCTCTGGCTGCGCATACCGATCCGCTACACGTGGCTGCCAAGCACCAATCGTTACATCACTTCGTGGCCAAGGCGGGATGGTCGGACAGTGCCGTGATGTCGCGCGTTCGCGACTGGGTTGTGCCACACCTCGGGTTGGACAGTGGCTGCTACTGGATTATCGATGACACCGGGTTCCCGAAGAAGGGAACGCATTCAGTTGGCGTCGCGCGCCAATACTGCGGTCAACTGGGCAAGCAGGACAACTGCCAGGTGGCGGTCAGTCTTTCGCTGGCCAGCGTCCAGGGCAGCATTCCTGTCGCCTATCAACTGTATTTGCCCAAAGACTGGGCGAGTGACCCGGTGCGCAAGAAGAAGGCCGGGGTGCCGGACGGCATGACGTTCGCGACCAAGCCGGAAATTGCTCTGGCGCAAATGCGTGAGGCGCTCGCCTCGGGCGTGCCGATGGGCGTGGTGCTGGCGGACGCCGGGTATGGCGATGAAACCGCCTTTCGCGATGGCATTACTGAGATGGGCATGCCGTATGCAGTCGGCATACGGCCGGGGACTACGGTATGGGCGCCCGGCACCGCGCCGCTGCCGCCCAAGGCATGGAGCGGTCGCGGCATACGGCCGACGAAGCTGCGTCGGGAGCCTGGACACCAACCGGTGACGGTGAAGGCCTTGGCGATGGACTTGCCGCAGCAAGTCTATCGCACGGTCACCTGGCGGGAAGGCTCCAACACTGAACTGTCCTCCCGCTTCGCCGCCGTGCGGGTTCGCCCTGCTCATCGCGACTACCTGGGCACGCAGATGCGTCCCGAGGAGTGGCTACTGATCGAATGGCCCGAAGGAGAAGCCGAGCCGGTGAAATACTTCCTCTCTACCGGTCCGTCCGATGCCACCCTGGAACAATTGGTCTTCGTCACCAAGATGCGCTGGCGTATCGAGCGCGACTATCAGGAACTCAAGCAGGAGTTCGGCCTCGCGCACTATGAAGGCCGCGGCTGGAGGGGCTTTCATCACCATGCCACCCTGTGTATTGCGGCCTACGCCTTCCTCGTCGCTATGCGCCTCAATCAGAGCACCTCAAAAAAAACCGTGCTCAACCAGAAACGCCTTCCTTACCCAAGGATTACGTCCCTCGCGGCAGCCGGACGAGTGCAGCGCCACGTGGCTGAGTCGATTTCGACGCTGCGGCTACTCATCGCTCGTGCCATTATCAACCGGCTCCGCCGGTGTCCATGCTGCTGGGATGTGAAGCTAAATTTGTGACACAGTAAGACTTCTATGGGGCATTGGAAGTCAAGCCCTTTGAGGATCCATTTTCTGCAGGTCGATTCCCCTGTTTGAGTCGGTGCCGCGGGTTATCCACGGCCGGCCAGCGGGTCGTCTGCCACGACCACGACGCTGGCCGGCGGTGGATAACCCGCAGACGAAGACCTCTGCCTGTATTGAGGAGTCCTTTGCATAAAGCGATGCATCGAGAGGATTTAGGCGGGGTGCGTGATGTCCGGGCGGTTGCCCGGGGCCAACTCTATCCGTGCCGGCACTAGGCCGGTCACCACATACCGCATGCGCAATGCGCTGGTACCACCCCATTACTGCACGCCCCATCTAAAACTACGACTGCCCGTCGGGTAATCCTCCTACTGTCCGGGCGTGCTAACCTTCCACTCCTGTTGTCGCTCGAGGTTTGTCGTTCAGGTCTCCACCACTTCGCTGCCCGGCAGCTTGAGCCTTGCCCCGGCCGGAATCTCACCATATTCCAGATAGCGCCACAGGGCGATCGCCAGCCGCCGCGCCAGTGCGACAATGCCGATCCGTCGCATGCGCTTGCCGGCGAGGGCAAAGCGCTGATTGAACCATTGGCTCAACTGGCTGGCCGGCTGGAAGCGCAGCCAGCTCCACGCGAGCTCGACCATCAACCATCGGCTGCGTTTGTTGCCGGCCTTGCTGATGCCCTGCTCGACGTCGCTGGTGCCGCTTGCGTAGGGCGTCGGCGCCAGGCCCAGGCAGCCGGCAAGTTCATGCCGGTTGTGAAACCGCCGCCAGCCAAACAGTTCCTTGACCAGGGTCCATGCACTTCCCGTGCCGATACCTGCCAGCCGGGCGAGCAGTGCGATCGCGGGTTGTGCGCCGCTGCGGACCTGATGCTGCTGGAGTGTCTCAAGCGCCCTGATCTGCTTGGCTACCAGCGTTAGGCGCTCGAACTCGCGCTCAATCTCGGCGCGCAAACCTGGCAATAGTCGCTCGGCGTGCTGAGTCCACCAGCCCACCCACGCGCGCCCACCGATGCGCTCGACTCGCAGGTTGTGCAGCACCAGCAGCGAACGGATCCGGTTGCTGTGCGCGGTGCGTTCCTGCCGCAGGCGCCCAAGTTCCCGGTGCACGCGCCGCTCATCCTCCTGCTCCGGGCTGGGGATCCGCGCAACGGCCCACACCCGCCGTTCACCAGCGTGGTAGCGCATCAGCATCGACAGCAGCTTGTCGCTGTCGAGCCGGTCCGTCTTTGCGCGGCGCGCGCGCCGGTTGACTTCGATACTGGCCGAGTCCACGACGAGGTTGGCGATCCCTTGTTCGGTCAGCCAGCGGTGCAGCCAGAAGCCGTCACGGCCGGCCTCGTAGCAACTGCGCACCGGCGCCTGCGCGGCCAGGCCGCAACGTGCCTTGGCCCTCGTGATCGCTGTCAGCACAGATGCCGTATCCCCTGCCGCGACCGAGCATCGGCTCGGCGCGCGTACGCCGTCACCCAGCGACAGCTTCCAGCTCTTGTCACCCAATTCGAAGGCGACATACAGCCAACCGATGACTGCCGTATCCTGCCCTTGAAGGGCTGTGTCAGGCGCATTCATTTGCGTGCTCCTTTCGAAAAACGAGTGTCCGATTCCTCGTTTTACTCCAGGGGGCTTACCTCCGCGACCCTTACATAGTATCTAATGTCCGCGACCATTCCTTGAAGCGGCATAATCCCGGGTTTCCACCCGGATGTTCGCCATGGATGGACTCATCCCCTGCGCCCACTGTGAAGGTGAGGCGCTTTTTCTTGCCGGCCGCCTGGAAGCCGTCGTCACCTGCGCCGAGTGCGGAATCTCGACGCCCCCTGCACGATGGATGAGGGCCGGGACGCCGCCTTTGCCCGCCTGCAGGCCATTTGGATCACGCGGGCGGACCATCGCCCCACCGACAAGCACAAGATTGCGGCGCTGGCGCGACAGGAGCTAACCACTTCCGACCTCCCCTATTTCCTGAACCTGCTTGCCGCAAACAATGGGGACTGGGCCACACAGGGCCCAATCTTCGCTGCCATGGCCGCACGCCTGGCACAGCCGGAGACGCGCCTTCAGACGCTCTTGCCTGTCGCGCCCGTGCTCGAAGATGCCGGACGGTACCGAAAGCTCGTTCGCCGTGCCAGGCTGATCCGCATCGATGGCAAGCCCTGGATCCGGATCGATCCATTCGAAGCGACGGTTGCGGAACTCATCGATGAAGACCGGGAGGGGTTCGGGCTGATTGAGGACCTGGTTGCAAACGCGGTCGACCAGCTGCCGGCGGCGGCGCCTTGACATCGGCGGGCGCACGGCAAGATAGAAGCACGATCACTCCAAGAGAAACCATGCTTCGCCACTTCCTGTTCGCCGGCCTGATCTCAACCGCAGCGGGCTTCGCATACGCCGACGGCTCCGCCGCATGCGGAAAGCTCTTCCTCAATTCCACTCCCCCAGCCTGGTTACTGCACAGGGGCGCACACAGCAGCTCTGCCTCAGTAGCTATGCCGTGCTGTCGAACACGACGCTTCGAGCGCCGCATTGGTCCGCAGAACGGCTCACGGGGGATGCTGTGATGTCGGCACGCCAGCTGGCCCGCGACAGCGACTTCTACGAAGAACCACGTCTCCCCCGTCCGGCCGCGCTGCATTGGCCGACTTCGCTCGCTCCGGCTACGATCGCGGCCACCTCGCGCCCTCGGGAGACTTCGCCGACAAGGCCGGGCAGGCCGACAGCTTCAGCCTTGCCAATGTGGTGCCGCAAGACCCGGCAAGTAACCGTCGCCTGTGGAGCCACATCGAGACGTCCGCCAGGCGGCTGGCCCGCCAGCATGGCGCGGTCTACGTCGTGACCGGAGCAGTCTACGGCCCGGCGCCGCTGCGCCTTCGAGACCGCGTGGCAGTGCCCCGCTATCTTTGGAAGGCAATCGCTATCCCGAATGCCGGCGCTGCAGCCTATATTGCACGCAATGATGGCAAGCTGCTTTACTCGGTCATCAGCATCGAAGAACTCGCCCGATTCGCCGGCGTCGATCCGTTCCCGGCGCTCTCCCGTTCTGCGCGGCAGAACGCCATCGACCTGCCACCGCCGACCCCGCACCCGGGCGAGAAGACTGGTCGCCTCGCACCCCTTGGCGCGCTCACAAAGGCTGAGTCCTCCGGCGAGGCCGAGGCTACGCGCTTTCAAGACTCGCCCGCCGCACGGTTCGTCATGGCCGTGGCCACCCTCCATTTCTGAATCGACTTCCCATGCCACAGATCCAATCCTTCTCCCGCCTGCTCCACCGCTACCGTGGGCGCATCATCGATGCAACGGCCTTGGTCTTACTGTTCGTCTACCTCTCCTGGTGCTTTGGCAAGTAGCGCCTGCGAATCTTCGGTCCCCAACACCCGATACAGCTTGGCCCGCGAGATCCCGAGCGCCTTCGCGGCGCTCGCTTTGTTTCCGGCCGCCGCCAGCACCGCCTCCCTAACCTGTCCCACAGTGACGACAGGCTTTCCCAGCGTCGACATCGTCTGGAAGCTCGATAGGTAGGCGTTCGCCTTGCTGGCCCGGCTATGTCCGGCCGCGCTCACTACCCGCTCCATCGCGTCCCGGTGCGCGGCCGGGTCTAGGACCTTCCCGCCTCCCTTGACCGCAGCCGGGCGCCCGGCGATGCGTTCGTACATCTCTTGAAGATACTGGTGCCGCAGACCGTGGGCCGTCACGCCCTCGCCTTTCTTCGTCACCCCATGCTTCTCCAGCACCGCGTAGAACCGTCGGCGCCACTGCTTCTGGTTGTACTGCGCCGGGATCATCGATTCGCGGCCCGGGTTCACCTGGGCTGCAACCTGCGCCGCCTCGACTAGAAGGTCATACTGCCAATCGAACTCGATCGGGACATGCCGGGGCCGGCCGCCCTTCGTCCCCTCCCGCACGAACAGCTGCCCGCTAGGCAGCAAGTCCATCCGCGGGCGCAGCCGCCAGCTTTCCTGCGCGCGCAGCCCGAACCCCGCCTCGATACGGAGCTGAAGGCCGACATAGCGATCCGTCTGGGTGATCTTCTCGATCAGCTCCGTCGCCCGTACCGCGTTGCCCGTCCAAGACCGGTCTGACTGCGCCACATAGCTGCGCTGATAGCCCTCCGGCCGTTCCACATAGTCATCCAGCTTCCCGACCAATCCGGCCTTTCCCATCCACGCACACAGCGCGCGCAGGTGGGATAGCCGTAGCTCGACCGAGCCGACCGCCATCCCGCGCTCCAGCACCCACCGGCGCACCAGCCATCGGATGTGCTTCTGCCGCAGGCTGTAGGGCGAGGTCAACCCGAAGCCGCCATCGTGCAGCTCCACGGCCATGCTCAGCAGAATCTGCGCCCGTTGGCGCTGGGTGGTCTGCGACAGCCCGCGTCCGCTAACCCGGGTCTCACTGTGGGCGCGATGCAGGTTCTCGCCCGCCAGTACTGCGAACTCGGATTTGAACCGCTCGGGAAGAGAATAAGCCGCCAGTAGCGGCCGAAGCTGAATTGTACGAAGCATGCCGTCTTTGCTCTGTGTGCCCGCGATAGACGAGCAACGCCAACTCGCACCGTTGCGAGCCATCTTGGTGCGGCGCCCCGAACGCCACATCCAACCTTCCTCGCGGCGCACCACCACCGCGTTTGCTGAGTCCCCCTCAACCTGGTCCCACTTCCCATCCTTTAGCGATAGCAACCGATCAGCCAGATGCATGGAAGCAATGCCATCCGACTGTCCACAGTGCGCTCAGGCTAGCTGCCTGGCGCCCGCGGCCGACCTCCCCAGTCGCATCGTTCGATGCCGGTTGGCGACGACCAGGGTTCATGCCCTGCCCGACGCCACCCCTAAACCTATGGGGGCCGATTCCTGTTGCGCATTTCTGGTGCCGGCTGCGCCTACCGGGTCGTCATCTTCAGGAGCACGTAGGACAGACCGTCATGGCCTGCACGTATTACTCCCCACCCCAAAGCCAGATCATCTCCACCGCAGTGTGTCGAGCTTCGTGATCCGTGCCCAGCCATCCGGCTGAAAGGGTGCGTGTCATGTAGGAAAAGTCCCGAACACTGTCCGGTGTCCGGCTTCGGACTCGTCCTTACTCTGGTCTACTTTCACAAGTAGCCCGCTGATCGGCTTGTTATCGCGGTGTCCGGTGTCCTCACTGTCCAACACTGGCCACTTGATTTGATTGAAAAAAATGCCGGTGCATTGTCCGGCCTGAACATAGAAGCGATCCGCACGTGTTCGTGCAGGTGCTGAGGGGTGCCGCGCAAGTGGCGGCGAGGTCGATGCGTCGGGGACGCTGGGTGTGGGACAGAGAATAAGGGATGGCGCTGGACATCGCAACCGGGAAAGCGCGCGCCATTTCGAAGATCTCGCGCCCTTGACAACGCTTCAGGGCAGGTAGATTCAAAGGGTCGGCAGCAAGGGCACTATCGGGGCAGATTAGGGGCAGTTTGCGGGACCATCATGGCCCGCATACGGCACCGACTCAGTCCATACCGCTCAAGGGCACATCGGGGGCACTTTACGGACCCGATACGCCACCCGAAACGCCCAGCGCCCTATGCGCACGCGGACCCTTCCGGCCGACGACTCTCATCACACAATTGGAGCAGCAAAAATGAAACTCGGTACGGTCGCGGTCGACGTTGGCTATGGAAACACGAAATTCGCTTACGGCATGGGCGCCGAGACGGTCCACCGTATGTTCCCGTCCCTCGCGCCGCCGGCATCGGCGAACACGCTTGACTGCGAACGGCGGCGGCTTCTTCAAGGCCCGCGACGTCGTCAACGTCATGGTCGAGGGCAGCCATTATGAGGTCGGCCCTGACGTCTCAATCAGCACGGCCTATGGCAACACCGGCCGCACACTGTCCGAGGACTTCGTGACCACGCCCGAATACGCTGCGCTGCTAGGCGGCGCGCTCCACTACACTGGCGCAACCGAGATCACGCAGCTGATGCTGGGCCTGCCGGTTCACACCGTCCAGAAATATGCCGCCTACCTCAAGGAGCGCTTCTGCGGACGACACGACTTCGGCCAGGGGCAGGTCGTCGTACATAACGTGGTGGGACTGCCCCAGCCGCTGGGCTCCCTTGTCACGTTCATGCGCCAAAGCGGTAGCGCCTACGACAGCGAGAACTCTCACCTGGTGATCGATGTGGGTTACTTCACCACCGATTGGGTTGTGGCCCGTGGCTTCACGATGGACGACCGCCGCAGTGGAGGCGTGCCTGGCGGTGCAGCCCGTATCTATCAGCAGATCGCAGCCATGATCTCCGAGCAGGAAGGCGAAACCGTCACGAGCATCGAGCGTATCGACAAGGCACTGCGCGAGAGCAAGCCGTTTCTCTTCTACGACAAGGAGATTGCGCTCCAGCCGCTGCTGGAACAAGGACGCGCGGTGTGCCAGACCGCGGTGAAGGAAATGCAGACCCGTGTTGGTCGGACCGAGGACATTCGCTCGATCGTGCTCACCGGTGGTGGTGGCTCCCTTTACTTTCCGGCGATCCGGGCTGCGTTCCCACGCACCCGTATCGAAGTGCTCAAGTCTCCGTGCTTCGGCAACGTCAACGGCTTCTACGAAATCGGGGCATCGCGTCAAGCACGCGCTGCAGCTTGAATGGGACGGTCGCGATGGACAAGCTAACGATCAAGTTGACGTTCACGGAGTTCGACAATCCGGAACTGATCGACCATCTCACCGCGATCGAGAGCGCTCGCCATCGCGCCCGTGCGCTCCGGCGTCTGGCGGAGATTGGACTGGCGGCCCAACGCATGGGCCTGCGATTGCCACCCTCCGGATTGCTTGAGGCTTCGGCGCCGAGCGTTCGCGCCACCCATGCCCAGGCCACGCGAGCGCCTACCACTCCCAAGCCCGTGCGGGAGAGCTTCGAGCACGTCGCCATCCCCTCCACGCCGCCCCTCGCGCCCTTGCCAGCACCAACGCCGGCACCAGCGCCGCCCAGCATATCGGCGGTCGTTGCCGCAGATCATCAATGGGCCGACCGTCAGCCTACCTGCCGGACACGGAGCAAGCAGGTGCCGAGGCCGGACTACCCGCGACCGCGCTCCTCGATCTCAACAACGCGATGAGTCGGTTCTTCTAGCCGGCTTGCGCCTTGACACGGTTCGGCTGAACGATAGACTGAATCCAATCACCGCCAACTTTTCGGAGGCCCAATGTTCGACTACCTCGCATCGCTCGACTACGACAAGATGGGACGCCTCTGGGCTGCGGCCGGCGCGGCATGGGCACTCTACGAATGCGCCCTCATGCTGGGAAAGGCCTGGCTCGCCCGCACGCGCGGATAGTTCTCCCGATCCTAGAAACGACAAAAGCCCGGCAGATGCCGGGCTTTTGTCGTCATGATCGTCGTGTTTAGTGCACCGCTGTAGGCTGCACACAGAAGGCAAATGCAGCGTCGAAGCTATCCTCCGTGCGCTGGAACTGTTCCGCACGGTTGGGTCCTCGGCGGTAGACATAGAAGCTCTGCGCCTCAGACTGGCTGGCGGCCTGTACGTCGCCGTCCGCTGTGGTGCGCATTGCACGAATGGCCAGGTGGCCAACAAAAACAGTGAATCCCTTCTGCATATCGACCTCGCTCAGAGAGCTGCCCGCAGACGGATTCGCCCCGTGGGCGAACCCACAGGGCAGTGTTGGAAATAAGCGCACCGACGTGCGCGGCTTCAAGAACTATGAGATGACCAATCCTGGCGAGCGTGCGGCGATCCCGCGCAGGCTATAGGCCGTAGCCCATTGGTCACAAAAATCGGTTCCGCGAACCAGTGGCCGATGCAGCACCACGGTGAAACCCTCCGCGCGGAGCCGGCGCTGCAACGTCAACGCATCGGCCATGCCAGGAGACTTCCCGGTCTTTGCGTCGATCTGATCGAAGTCCGCAAAGATGTGCACCGTGTGGATACCAAGTCCTGGTGGAACGACGAACTGGCTCAGCATTACACGATTCAGGCAAGACCAGACCGGCACCCCAT from Cupriavidus sp. D39 includes:
- a CDS encoding toprim domain-containing protein, which produces MAPVDGVIGVAEGLETAYGAYMLHGVPVWSCLNRVMLSQFVVPPGLGIHTVHIFADFDQIDAKTGKSPGMADALTLQRRLRAEGFTVVLHRPLVRGTDFCDQWATAYSLRGIAARSPGLVIS
- a CDS encoding IS110 family transposase; the encoded protein is MNAPDTALQGQDTAVIGWLYVAFELGDKSWKLSLGDGVRAPSRCSVAAGDTASVLTAITRAKARCGLAAQAPVRSCYEAGRDGFWLHRWLTEQGIANLVVDSASIEVNRRARRAKTDRLDSDKLLSMLMRYHAGERRVWAVARIPSPEQEDERRVHRELGRLRQERTAHSNRIRSLLVLHNLRVERIGGRAWVGWWTQHAERLLPGLRAEIEREFERLTLVAKQIRALETLQQHQVRSGAQPAIALLARLAGIGTGSAWTLVKELFGWRRFHNRHELAGCLGLAPTPYASGTSDVEQGISKAGNKRSRWLMVELAWSWLRFQPASQLSQWFNQRFALAGKRMRRIGIVALARRLAIALWRYLEYGEIPAGARLKLPGSEVVET
- a CDS encoding phage Gp37/Gp68 family protein; this encodes MAEQTAIAWCDSTFNPWMGCTKVSPACDHCYAEVSTPARASGISWGPTAERRRTTAANWGQPLRWHARRAEFETAHNRRRRVFCASLADVFDNAVDPQWRQDLFELIRATPSLDWLLLTKRIGNAPSMLPPDWGAGWRNVWLGATVCNQAEADRDVPKLLSVPAAIHWLSVEPLLSRISLNPIWLRSDPFETQPPRRVGSEQVDWVVVGGESGPNARPMHPIWPRDLRDQCREAGVPFLFKQHGEWLPLNEVPTEPGRMVYASDSQGELRSAAAALMKMVGRTVAGRHLDGQLHDAFPIFRQQMTEQCRGLQPTGHPSHPPQ
- a CDS encoding DUF1173 family protein; its protein translation is MPQIRIGAEEHDLNDVQEHPGRYSRVLETAKIRPGYAECGCTTSRPRPRVVIRRHRDIFLLARWPDEAHLHDKACPFHRKQGQSGRAGTSLDAFRQDDGIHDIRLDLSMVVSSKSPARPKSAATSPKAARAQRRSAGLLAFLEYAWERAGLNVWPGSGRRNWSAFWSHLTTELDGCRINGNADETVLHVMQPWHPDRKEQILADLAAFQARLAPTPTTTPRGVVIGEIDSIGLSKFGYQLILRQSRNVYYMSKALYAKLCESYSPAVSAIGQPERRAIAVLAVELTASGNRSVVDMAALLANRDFIPCDSSFEVEMADHLVSHGRAFEKPVRHVDRKAVHPDFVLSDCASPTVIEVLGMSGNAVYDARQAEKRAYYRREGIACIEWTPSAQPLASLVLPPAAQ
- a CDS encoding integrase domain-containing protein; this encodes MLRTIQLRPLLAAYSLPERFKSEFAVLAGENLHRAHSETRVSGRGLSQTTQRQRAQILLSMAVELHDGGFGLTSPYSLRQKHIRWLVRRWVLERGMAVGSVELRLSHLRALCAWMGKAGLVGKLDDYVERPEGYQRSYVAQSDRSWTGNAVRATELIEKITQTDRYVGLQLRIEAGFGLRAQESWRLRPRMDLLPSGQLFVREGTKGGRPRHVPIEFDWQYDLLVEAAQVAAQVNPGRESMIPAQYNQKQWRRRFYAVLEKHGVTKKGEGVTAHGLRHQYLQEMYERIAGRPAAVKGGGKVLDPAAHRDAMERVVSAAGHSRASKANAYLSSFQTMSTLGKPVVTVGQVREAVLAAAGNKASAAKALGISRAKLYRVLGTEDSQALLAKAPGEVDEQ
- a CDS encoding DNA/RNA non-specific endonuclease, encoding MADFARSGYDRGHLAPSGDFADKAGQADSFSLANVVPQDPASNRRLWSHIETSARRLARQHGAVYVVTGAVYGPAPLRLRDRVAVPRYLWKAIAIPNAGAAAYIARNDGKLLYSVISIEELARFAGVDPFPALSRSARQNAIDLPPPTPHPGEKTGRLAPLGALTKAESSGEAEATRFQDSPAARFVMAVATLHF